The genomic DNA TCATTCCAATCGATGCGGTATGGAATGAAATAGTATCATCCTGAATTAGGTACATAGGTTATTTGTCAAGAGCCTTCCTTTgccattttaatatatatgtaatttggGGGTTTAGTGCTTTCTAAATGTTCATTGATAATAATACAGTGGTCTGTGTAGCCCAGCTTTGGCTAATCTAAGCCACCACAAACACATTTATGCTAAGGGAATTTCTaacattaattgattaaaCTCCACTAATTTTGCAAACTATATTATTTGATTACGAGTCATACTTAATGGCAATACACGGTATACACTAGAATAACTGTTGTTATTATTTCCGGTAGAATTAGTtccataattttaataaaataaaaactgaaaacatgaaaaacaaatgaaaaaaaatattaacttaaaataaaagttgcaaaaaaatataataaattctaaaattacCAAGCATGGAACAGCAAATGATGAGTCTTGTCCCTGTGGATATAAAGGCGCTGAAAATGGCGCTGCCCTTCCAAAGAGAAGAGgtaattaattagactcgcgttatgtttgataaattaagtattaattagttaatgaaagaaatgtatagaaaggaaataaatgaataatgaTGAGAATAATCTTGTGAGAAATAAAAAGTACTAATAAGTAAATAATGACTTATTTCATTGAGTAaaaattttctacttatttcattaagtagTTTTTTGCTTAATGATCACTATCTCtcatctttctctttttctcacgttcattttctcttacaactaacttgtaactaacttttaaccatttatttaattaagttgaaacaaacacaccATTAGTCCTGATTCCTCCCTTGCCGACGATTTAATTGGGCAGGTAGAACTGTCAACGGGAAATTGTTTCCGACAGGATTTCTCACCGTAATATGTTGGATAGTTGGAAAATTGAATTTCTAGTAGTGATATCACTTGATTGATCAAAGTAAGCAGATGTTCCCAATCGATCACATCATCATGGTCAGTGAATGCGAATCATTCCCTTGCACACATGAAGTTGAGTTGTAGCAAAAATTCTATAGCGAAGCCGTTAGAGTGGACTACCACTGTCGCCATCCACTTATTCATTAGCAACCGTTTTTGCCCATGACATATTTTTGTCACCAATTAGCCCCAAATGTTGGCATTCCGTCTAACATTTATACCATTCTGTTAACTTCCGTGACGGAAAATTTATAAACGACATTATGTTTTCCGTCACTTTTCCGTTATGGAATGGTATAAATGTTAGACAGAATGCCAACGTTTGGAGCTAATTTGTGGCAAAAATATGTCAGGGGCAAAAAATGTTACTAATGAATAAGTGAATAGCGACAATGATAATCTAGTCAAGCGGTTACTATACTAGTCATCAGTGGCTTCGAAACTTAACAAGTTCATTTGATTTTTTcccccatttttttaattctgcCATTTTCTAttatctttttccttttatctgATCAATTTTGTCCCCCCCCTTGATCATCTCTCGACTAAAAGTGAAGAAGAAGCCCAAATTTTGGCATAATCAAAGAGAATGTCGCGCAGTAATGCACACTTTCACTTGATAACCAAGAAATCTCATGTTCAATGATGCTTATTGTGGGATTACTTGTActcattattaattattagaatttctatttatttataatacaCTCATGGACCTCAAAATCCGCTCTATATATTTACAACCATAAATTTTTGTTAGGaaaaaaactgaaataaaagtCTAAAAAAGTAATATGCAGTAGCGCACGTCCTCGTCTGATAACTAAGATGTTCTAAGTTCGATACCTAGTGGGACTACCGTgcctctttattaattattataatttttattttattatacaagaCTCACTGTCATTCTTacgatgaaaaaaaaaagtaatatgcagaagaaacaaaagaatagggatctcatctcatttgtggGGATCCGATCCAAGCCCTTCGGTTGATAAGTAAGAGCTTGTGCTGTTCAACGACAGCCCTTTCTTTAGAGAGATTATTGTTCGACTTAGTATATGATTGCACACTTGTGGTTCAGGCTTTTCCCTTGTGTGTGGTGGCTCTGTCACAAGTAGGAGAGTATTTTTAAGCATCCTGACGTTGAGCTTGAAAAGATTATCCTGACTGACTTCCGCTCGGATGTCGACTTTATCCTGGTCGTGAAGTGCTTCCTTCAACGAGCTTCAAGAATTTGACCCCAATAAATCAACACCAGGATTTCGCGATGAATCGGGAAGAATTTGACCCCAATCCATATTGTAAAGCCCAATCTTCAGCTTATCTTATAACATGAGTTGATTTGGGCGTGCTAATGGACCTCACTTTAGGCCCCATTGAGTAATAGGGATATCAGTGTGTTAATTTGGGTCGTCGTCGTTAGGTAGAGCCCAATAGTATTTGCAGACTGGACTGTTTACTTAATGCaaagaaataataaacaaatatttcaaaaaatatatatttataatagaACTTAATGCATAATTAAACTCTTAACATACGTATTACTTGCAACCGTGCAATGTAGGCTTCTAAGCCaaccttaattaatttttgggtCGCCATTCTTTCCCCCTTTCATCTATAAAAAATTCTCTTCTTTGCCTGATCTTTTTATATTAACTAGGCAATAACTTGTGCATTGCAAGGAAAATTAAGTGCAAACATAAagtcaaattatattttcaaaatttataagaaTGTTACTATGATTAAAAGTGTAAAGATGATATATTAGTTTACTttataattagaattaaaaatttctattttacaAGAAATGCatctatttaaaatatatataaataataaaaaatgatagtatttaatatatatatatatatatatctaaactAAGAAATATTTCtttgattaaataaaaattatttaattaaataaaaattaacttcaagataataaattataatccatctaatagtatatataaagataataGTATCCGTATAACTAAATGTTTAACATATATgaacacatacatatatgtatatagcaTTTTATATTCACTAGTTTGTCAATTAGAATCGGAAAGTTCAAAATGTCTATATAAATGGAGACTCGAGACATGGAGACCCAACGACACATGCATTGCTGTATCGGATTGCATTCGAAGTCCTCCGGATTCGCACTTACAAATATGAAATAGAAGTACTAGAGGAGATTAGTTTATTGTTCAATCATATCTTCACTGTCGAGGATGACCCATGCCCATGGCTGCTATCATCAAGGAAGGATTGACCACACTGAACCCTCCATCCACCAAGAGGTTGAGCCCGCTCACGTAATTGGCCTCGTCGCTTGCCAGGAACAGAGCAGCCTGTGCGATGCTCTCTGGCTCGAGAACCTGGCCCTTCAAGTTGCCCATCTCACCCAACGCTTCCTTGGACGCCTCTGCAGGCATCCCTTCGAGTCCCTTCATCTCCGAACTGATCCGAGTCCCCGCGACGGCATGCGGGGAGATGCAGTTGACTCTTATACCATGCTGTCCAAGCTCACCTGCCAGGCTCTTCGCCATGCCGACGATGGCGCACTTGGAGGCCATGTAAGGGTGGCTGGCAAACCCGGAGATTGCTGTGCAGGAACTGGTGGTGAACAGTATGCAGCCGCCACGCCGAGGGACCATGACCCTCGCCGCGTGCTTTGCCCCATAGAAAGCCCCATAGAGGTTGACTCCTACGACCCGGTCCATGTCAGCCTTGATCGACTCCAGGATGCTGCTCCAAGGGCGGTCGACGACACCGGCATTGTTGTACATGACGTCGAGCTTCCCATGCTTAGCAACTGTCGTGTCCACAAGGCTGGAGATATCTCCCTCCTTCGACACATCACAGTGGACGTATGAGGCCCTCTTACCGAGCTTGCCAACGAGGGCCTGTCCTAGTTCATCGCGGATATCTGCAATCACCACGAAAGCACCATGCTCCCAGAACAAGGTGGCCGAGCTAGCCCCAATACCGCTCGCCCCGCCGGTGATGATTACCACCTTGCTTTCCAATCTGGTATAATACGCATACATGTATAGATATGCATGctctaataaaaaaagtaattgtatagatatatatgacaCGCACACATATGCGAGGCCACGTTAATCATATGAACCGATGCTAGTGCC from Punica granatum isolate Tunisia-2019 chromosome 2, ASM765513v2, whole genome shotgun sequence includes the following:
- the LOC116197217 gene encoding tropinone reductase-like 1, with the translated sequence MASFQTTHRRLESKVVIITGGASGIGASSATLFWEHGAFVVIADIRDELGQALVGKLGKRASYVHCDVSKEGDISSLVDTTVAKHGKLDVMYNNAGVVDRPWSSILESIKADMDRVVGVNLYGAFYGAKHAARVMVPRRGGCILFTTSSCTAISGFASHPYMASKCAIVGMAKSLAGELGQHGIRVNCISPHAVAGTRISSEMKGLEGMPAEASKEALGEMGNLKGQVLEPESIAQAALFLASDEANYVSGLNLLVDGGFSVVNPSLMIAAMGMGHPRQ